From one Dermacentor andersoni chromosome 1, qqDerAnde1_hic_scaffold, whole genome shotgun sequence genomic stretch:
- the LOC140218955 gene encoding astakine-like, which produces MTSSLTLGVLCVCLMIGTAWTFRLPQSCTGPQDCLHDECCVVGMQRYSVPICQKLGQIGDTCRPYNTPENRTLWYPYNGGVQQKNSATYTLLCPCAGGLHCTAAQCQPATLGDQVGNDLAGIYDEYQ; this is translated from the exons ATGACATCGTCGCTGACCTTGGGAGTGCTCTGCGTGTGCCTTATG ATTGGCACTGCATGGACCTTCCGGCTGCCGCAATCTTGCACTGGTCCACAGGACTGCCTCCATGACGAGTGCTGCGTTGTCG GAATGCAGCGCTACAGTGTGCCAATTTGCCAGAAGCTGGGCCAGATCGGCGACACATGCCGACCGTACAATACGCCCGAGAACCGCACCCTCTGGTACCCGTACAACGGAGGTGTCCAGCAGAAGAACAGTGCCACCTACACGCTGCTTTGCCCATGTGCTGGCGGGTTGCACTGCACAGCAGCCCAGTGCCAGCCAGCTACACTGGGAGATCAGGTCGGCAATGACCTCGCTGGCATTTATGATGAATACCAGTGA